A region from the Desulfuribacillus alkaliarsenatis genome encodes:
- the hemZ gene encoding coproporphyrinogen dehydrogenase HemZ, which yields MSIDVYLDEIAQEAIVEIKNLHKALYGTELSVVDYVSHNCLSLEIEECDNLRLGMANYKQGNLELVLAFNENKTLKQNVARLFVLAIFKISPEIKDILPWGILTGIRPLKLYRKLTEAYKSQELAKKDLNEFYLLSDEKIRLLEEIYNMQAPILANYKNEKYISLYIGIPYCPTRCSYCTFPSFTVKHNEEVKRFTKALLRELRWILELIEEYSVKVAAIYIGGGTPSTLSASEIHEILNLLSKYINFEEVEVTFEAGRPDTITDKKLHVLNSYGVQRISINPQTFNNETLKRIGRHHTTADVIKAYELSKGMFKYVNMDFIIGLPGESIEDFQKTLAYANQLQPESITIHTLSIKTKAKIKDEITAANLKLLPVKDMIDYSKTWAQENDYKPYYIYRQKNIAGNFENIGYSKLGSHSIYNILIMEEAMSIIGVGCGAVSKLKEIDTGVIKRVANPVNPDYYVKNIDKIIQNKQNQIVNVLTKLC from the coding sequence GTGAGCATAGATGTTTATTTAGATGAAATAGCCCAGGAAGCAATAGTGGAAATAAAAAACCTACATAAAGCTTTGTACGGAACAGAGCTTAGTGTTGTAGACTATGTCAGTCATAATTGTTTATCACTAGAAATAGAAGAATGCGATAATCTAAGACTAGGAATGGCAAATTATAAACAAGGAAACCTTGAGCTGGTATTAGCATTTAATGAAAATAAGACATTAAAGCAAAATGTCGCTCGCTTATTCGTTTTAGCCATATTCAAAATAAGTCCAGAAATAAAGGACATACTTCCATGGGGGATTTTAACTGGTATACGTCCACTAAAACTATATAGAAAACTAACTGAAGCATATAAATCTCAAGAGCTAGCGAAAAAAGATTTAAATGAGTTCTATCTATTGTCCGATGAAAAGATAAGGCTATTAGAAGAAATATATAATATGCAAGCGCCAATCTTAGCTAACTATAAAAATGAAAAATATATTAGCTTATATATTGGGATTCCTTATTGTCCTACTAGATGTAGCTATTGTACGTTTCCTTCCTTTACAGTAAAACATAATGAAGAAGTAAAACGCTTTACAAAAGCACTATTGAGGGAGTTACGTTGGATATTAGAGCTGATTGAAGAATATTCGGTTAAAGTAGCGGCAATTTATATTGGTGGCGGAACACCTTCAACCTTATCTGCCTCAGAAATTCATGAGATCCTTAATCTACTATCTAAGTACATTAATTTTGAGGAAGTGGAAGTAACATTTGAAGCTGGTCGTCCAGATACTATTACTGATAAAAAGCTCCATGTCTTGAATAGCTACGGAGTACAGCGTATAAGTATAAACCCACAAACTTTTAATAATGAAACTCTTAAAAGAATTGGTAGGCATCATACAACTGCAGATGTGATTAAGGCATATGAATTAAGTAAAGGGATGTTTAAGTATGTTAATATGGATTTCATTATAGGACTTCCTGGTGAGTCGATTGAAGATTTTCAGAAGACATTAGCATATGCAAATCAGCTTCAGCCTGAATCAATAACAATACATACTCTTTCTATAAAAACTAAGGCTAAAATTAAAGATGAAATAACAGCTGCGAACCTTAAATTACTGCCAGTAAAAGATATGATAGATTATTCGAAAACATGGGCACAGGAAAATGACTATAAACCTTACTACATTTATAGACAAAAAAACATCGCAGGCAACTTTGAAAATATAGGTTATAGTAAGCTTGGTAGTCATTCTATCTATAATATCTTAATCATGGAAGAAGCGATGTCTATTATAGGTGTAGGCTGTGGAGCCGTGAGTAAGCTCAAAGAAATAGATACAGGTGTTATAAAACGGGTGGCTAACCCTGTAAATCCAGACTACTATGTGAAAAATATCGACAAGATTATACAAAATAAGCAAAATCAAATAGTAAATGTATTGACAAAATTATGTTAA
- the hisS gene encoding histidine--tRNA ligase, which yields MINTPRGTYDILPEEAKKWQLLENTLRKWCKRYQIQEIRTPIFEYTDLFQRGVGETTDIVQKEMFTFSIKNKENSDKDDIKSFTLRPEGTASTVRAFINNKLYGQPQPTKLFYMGPMFRYERPQAGRNRQFSQFGIEVFGSDHPSIDAEVISFANHIFKDLGIKNVRLEINSVGCPTCRQQHKEIMMNKLAEVREELCTDCDNRFERNPLRILDCKNEACKQLTQDAPLLSDHLCSDCDEHFKSVQKYLLALEIPFHINPRLVRGLDYYTQTAFEFMEDSIGAMSTICGGGRYNGLVEQLGGQDTPGIGFAIGLERLLLALDNNKTTIEDDYGIDVYAIALGEEAHVAVLKMIDQLREHGLDCEKDFLNRSMKAQMKAANRLKAKHTIIVGEAELADNKAIIRNMETSEQQAISFDGVVNYLLGGSK from the coding sequence ATGATAAATACGCCTCGAGGGACGTATGACATATTGCCAGAAGAAGCAAAAAAATGGCAATTACTAGAGAATACTTTGCGGAAATGGTGTAAACGTTATCAAATACAGGAAATACGTACGCCTATATTTGAATACACAGATTTATTTCAGAGAGGTGTAGGAGAAACTACAGATATAGTGCAAAAGGAAATGTTTACTTTTTCTATTAAGAATAAAGAAAACAGTGATAAAGATGATATTAAATCCTTCACCTTAAGACCAGAAGGCACTGCATCAACTGTGAGAGCATTTATCAATAACAAGCTATACGGTCAACCTCAACCGACAAAATTATTTTATATGGGTCCAATGTTTCGTTATGAACGACCACAGGCTGGTAGGAATAGACAGTTTAGTCAATTTGGTATCGAGGTCTTTGGTTCAGATCATCCTAGCATTGATGCAGAGGTAATCTCATTTGCAAATCATATCTTTAAAGATTTAGGTATTAAAAATGTCCGCTTAGAGATTAACAGTGTTGGCTGTCCTACATGTCGTCAACAGCATAAGGAAATAATGATGAACAAATTAGCAGAGGTAAGGGAAGAACTATGTACTGATTGCGATAATCGTTTTGAACGTAATCCTTTGAGGATTTTAGACTGTAAAAACGAAGCTTGTAAGCAGCTAACACAGGATGCACCTTTGTTAAGTGATCATTTATGTAGTGATTGCGATGAACACTTTAAAAGTGTGCAAAAGTATTTATTGGCACTAGAAATTCCTTTTCACATAAACCCTAGGCTAGTGCGTGGCTTAGATTACTATACGCAGACAGCCTTTGAATTTATGGAGGATAGTATTGGCGCTATGAGTACGATTTGTGGGGGCGGACGCTACAATGGGCTGGTAGAGCAACTTGGTGGACAAGATACCCCTGGAATTGGTTTTGCAATTGGTTTGGAAAGACTATTGCTAGCTTTAGATAATAATAAAACAACGATTGAAGATGATTATGGCATCGATGTTTATGCAATTGCTTTAGGAGAAGAAGCTCATGTAGCTGTTTTAAAAATGATAGACCAGCTTCGGGAGCACGGTTTGGATTGTGAAAAAGATTTTCTAAATCGAAGTATGAAAGCACAGATGAAGGCGGCTAATCGTCTTAAAGCTAAACATACAATCATTGTTGGGGAAGCTGAACTAGCTGATAACAAAGCAATTATTCGTAATATGGAAACAAGTGAGCAACAAGCTATTAGTTTTGACGGAGTAGTAAACTATTTATTGGGAGGAAGCAAATAA
- the aspS gene encoding aspartate--tRNA ligase, producing the protein MATTLTRTHQSGKLREEHIGQEVILNGWVSKRRDLGGLIFADLRDRSGIVQVVFNQDFSEDAFKLADSLRSEFVIAVKGKVILRDPETVNPNLATGTIEVQVTELEIMNAAKNPPFFIQDDIDVEENIRLKHRYLDLRRPEMLNNFQVRHKVTKVIRDYLDTNEFMEVETPMLTKSTPEGARDYLVPSRVQPGSFFALPQSPQLFKQLLMVAGFEKYFQIARCFRDEDLRADRQPEFTQVDIEMSFMTLEQFQAMMEEMMAKVMQEVKGVEVPLPFPRLTYQEAMSRYGSDKPDTRFELELVDITSIAAECSFKVFNDIASKGGLVKGINAKGCGDFSRKDIDDLTSFVARYGAKGLAWMVVTEDGIKSQIAKFFSEDEIKQIVTAFEGEPGDLLMFVADKPKVVYDSLGNLRLLLGKQLKLIDESKYNFLWVTDFPLLEWDADEKRYVALHHPFTMPLDSDLSLLDSEPENVKAKAYDMVLNGYEIGGGSMRIYQKQIQEKMFSLLGFSDEEAKQKFGFLLEAFEYGTPPHGGMALGLDRLVMILTGRQSLRDCIAFPKTASATCQLTNAPNEVSAKQLKELHIKTTSINID; encoded by the coding sequence ATGGCAACAACTTTAACGAGAACACACCAATCAGGTAAATTACGAGAAGAGCATATAGGACAAGAGGTAATTCTTAATGGATGGGTAAGCAAAAGAAGGGATTTAGGTGGTCTGATTTTTGCTGATTTAAGAGATCGTTCTGGGATTGTTCAAGTGGTGTTTAATCAGGATTTCTCTGAAGACGCTTTTAAACTAGCAGATTCACTGCGCTCTGAATTTGTTATAGCAGTAAAGGGCAAAGTAATCTTACGTGACCCAGAAACGGTTAATCCTAATTTGGCTACTGGAACTATCGAGGTACAGGTAACAGAATTAGAAATAATGAATGCGGCAAAAAACCCACCATTCTTTATCCAAGATGATATTGATGTTGAAGAGAATATTCGTTTGAAACACAGATATTTAGATTTGCGTAGACCTGAGATGCTTAATAATTTTCAGGTACGTCATAAGGTTACAAAGGTAATTCGCGACTATTTGGATACAAATGAATTTATGGAAGTGGAAACTCCAATGCTGACGAAGAGTACTCCAGAAGGGGCGCGTGATTATCTAGTACCAAGCCGTGTGCAGCCTGGATCGTTTTTTGCTCTACCACAGTCACCACAGCTTTTTAAACAGCTATTAATGGTTGCTGGATTTGAGAAATACTTTCAAATTGCCCGCTGTTTCCGTGATGAAGACTTAAGAGCTGATCGTCAGCCTGAGTTTACACAGGTGGATATTGAAATGTCGTTTATGACATTAGAGCAATTCCAAGCAATGATGGAAGAAATGATGGCAAAGGTGATGCAAGAAGTTAAGGGTGTTGAAGTACCACTACCATTCCCAAGACTTACCTATCAAGAAGCAATGTCTAGGTACGGTTCAGATAAACCAGATACTAGGTTTGAACTTGAATTGGTTGATATTACAAGTATCGCAGCAGAATGTAGCTTTAAAGTCTTTAATGACATTGCATCTAAGGGTGGTTTGGTTAAAGGAATTAATGCTAAAGGCTGTGGAGATTTTAGTCGTAAAGATATCGATGATTTAACTAGCTTTGTAGCTCGTTATGGAGCTAAAGGCCTTGCTTGGATGGTTGTTACTGAGGATGGAATTAAGAGTCAAATAGCTAAATTCTTTAGTGAAGACGAGATAAAGCAAATTGTAACTGCCTTTGAAGGTGAGCCAGGTGACTTGTTGATGTTCGTTGCTGACAAGCCTAAGGTCGTCTATGACTCGTTAGGAAATCTTCGTCTGTTATTAGGCAAGCAATTAAAATTAATTGATGAATCAAAATATAACTTTTTATGGGTGACTGATTTCCCACTACTTGAATGGGATGCTGATGAAAAGCGCTACGTAGCATTACACCATCCGTTCACAATGCCTCTAGATAGCGATTTATCTTTATTAGATAGTGAACCTGAAAATGTAAAGGCAAAAGCCTACGATATGGTACTTAACGGCTATGAAATAGGTGGCGGTAGTATGCGTATTTATCAAAAGCAAATTCAAGAGAAAATGTTCTCACTCCTAGGATTTTCTGATGAAGAAGCTAAACAAAAATTCGGATTTTTATTAGAAGCATTTGAATATGGTACACCTCCACATGGTGGAATGGCTTTAGGATTAGACAGACTTGTGATGATTTTGACTGGACGTCAATCCTTAAGAGACTGCATTGCTTTTCCAAAAACAGCGAGTGCAACGTGTCAGCTTACGAATGCACCTAATGAAGTAAGTGCGAAGCAACTTAAAGAACTACACATTAAGACTACAAGCATTAACATAGATTAG
- a CDS encoding SH3 domain-containing protein, translating into MKLYIRSFFIMTIFILLFTFTYLEAANKKQANIDVNTINVRSGPGTEHNIIGTLPKNSIHTIIEEKDRWYKIPLNNQEGWIASWLVSVKEPVLQQETTSIQVVESTVATLNVRTGPSLSFPVLGTIRPTEFYPLVEKQGEWLKIQLNSQHSGWVSTNFVRIANKNTEVVASNKYVTITASILNVRAEPTTSATILAKLSRGEQVTLIDVKDGWYKITFDNTTGWIASDYAQEIATNNNTDANTPNNINDNNMADNNGNNIDDNASNGTDPSSNNGDGASDSIDGNQEEVKEVKHATVDVNILNVRAGPNTSEQIMGKLSMRETVEIIEQQGEWLKISFNGSEGWIASQFVTITTKNQSISHVPQVIIPKTGINIRSGPGTNYSIIKSANEGDTFNIISTHGTWYEIILSNSQKGFVASWVVQAVGIEGSANDRSIAGLLAGKTIVVDPGHGGIDAGAIGSHFRSLEKDLTLSTALLLESKLKAAGANVVMTRNTDRFLSLSQRVAISSNHRADAFISIHYNTNHNPLVNGTIVYHYSRNGNDADFARVVQQEIVKHNGLQNLGARQGNYYVLRENPQLSILVEAAFLSNYNDELLSRTRQFQDQVAEGIFQGVIRYFN; encoded by the coding sequence ATGAAGCTATACATACGGTCATTTTTTATTATGACCATTTTTATACTTTTATTTACATTCACGTATTTAGAGGCTGCAAATAAAAAACAAGCTAACATTGATGTAAATACCATAAATGTCCGTAGTGGTCCTGGCACTGAACATAATATAATTGGTACCTTACCAAAAAATTCTATACATACTATAATAGAAGAAAAAGACCGTTGGTATAAAATACCACTCAATAATCAAGAAGGCTGGATTGCTAGCTGGCTTGTAAGTGTTAAAGAACCAGTATTACAGCAAGAAACCACTTCAATACAAGTCGTAGAATCGACTGTCGCAACATTAAACGTTAGAACAGGACCTAGCTTATCCTTCCCAGTTCTTGGCACTATAAGACCAACGGAGTTTTATCCCCTAGTTGAGAAACAGGGAGAATGGTTAAAAATTCAGCTTAATTCACAGCATAGTGGCTGGGTTTCAACTAACTTTGTTCGAATAGCTAATAAAAATACCGAAGTAGTAGCTAGTAATAAATACGTTACAATAACTGCCAGTATACTTAACGTCCGAGCTGAACCAACTACCAGCGCCACCATCCTAGCTAAACTAAGCAGAGGTGAACAGGTTACACTTATTGATGTTAAAGATGGCTGGTATAAGATAACCTTTGATAATACTACAGGCTGGATTGCATCTGATTACGCACAAGAAATTGCTACTAACAACAATACAGATGCTAATACTCCAAATAATATTAACGACAATAATATGGCTGATAATAATGGTAATAACATAGACGATAATGCTAGCAATGGCACTGACCCTAGCTCTAATAATGGGGATGGAGCTAGTGACAGTATCGATGGCAATCAAGAAGAAGTAAAAGAAGTTAAGCATGCTACTGTAGACGTCAATATATTAAACGTAAGGGCAGGTCCTAATACCTCCGAGCAAATAATGGGTAAGTTATCAATGCGTGAAACAGTAGAGATTATAGAACAGCAAGGTGAATGGCTAAAAATATCTTTTAACGGCAGCGAAGGCTGGATTGCTAGCCAATTCGTAACAATCACTACTAAAAACCAATCAATAAGTCACGTTCCGCAGGTTATAATACCAAAAACAGGAATTAACATTCGCTCTGGCCCTGGCACGAACTACAGCATTATAAAAAGTGCTAATGAAGGTGATACCTTTAATATTATTAGCACACACGGCACTTGGTATGAGATTATCTTATCTAACTCTCAGAAGGGTTTTGTCGCTAGTTGGGTTGTACAAGCAGTAGGGATTGAAGGCTCCGCGAATGACCGTTCTATTGCAGGTTTACTAGCAGGAAAGACCATTGTAGTCGATCCTGGGCACGGGGGAATTGATGCAGGCGCTATCGGTTCGCATTTTAGAAGCTTAGAGAAAGATTTAACTTTGTCAACTGCTTTACTTTTAGAAAGCAAGTTAAAAGCAGCAGGAGCAAATGTCGTTATGACTAGAAACACTGATCGTTTTTTAAGCCTATCGCAACGCGTTGCAATTAGTAGTAATCATAGAGCTGATGCATTTATCAGTATCCACTACAACACAAATCATAATCCTTTAGTTAATGGTACGATAGTTTATCATTATAGCCGAAATGGCAATGATGCAGATTTCGCAAGAGTTGTACAACAGGAAATTGTTAAACATAATGGATTACAAAACCTCGGTGCTAGGCAAGGTAATTATTATGTTTTAAGGGAGAACCCTCAATTATCTATACTGGTAGAAGCAGCTTTTCTAAGTAATTATAACGATGAACTTCTATCAAGAACTAGACAATTTCAAGATCAAGTAGCAGAAGGGATTTTCCAAGGGGTCATCAGATATTTTAACTAA